TCGTGTCTTTTCTTCGAGCCCCGCGCTCTCGCCGGCGCTGGGTGGACGACGGCGCCCGCCACCCCCATGAGCAATACCGCCGACGGGCTGGCCGGTATCCCGCCCGAGCAGAAGCGCCGGCTGCGTAAGAAGCGCCGCTAAACCTCGGACCCCGGCCCGCTGTGACGGCGCTTGTGCTCGAATGCCTTGGCGGCGCCCCAAATGATCCCAGGTTCGGCCAAGTCTGGGTCGACATCGGCGAGGGAGGCGGGTACCAGCGCGTAAACATCCTGCGGAAAGCGGCTTACCGAGAACTTGTCGCGCTCGACAGCTGGCACCCCAAGCTCGGCGAGCAGTGCAGTCGGGTATCGAACTGCGGACCTGACCAGTTCCAGTGGGGTGGTCCACTGCTCGTCTATGTCAGCCGTGAGGAGCCGGCGAACCTCGCCGCCCACGTCGGCTGCGGCTCTCTCCCCGACCACCCGTGACGCGCGGGCGAGTTCATCCGAGAACGACCCCGACCACGCGACCATCACCCTTTCAACGCACCGCACCACCCAGCCAGGCAGATCCCCCTCGATTCCGTCGGCGAGCGCCTGCGCGTACTCCGACAGTCGTGGGTCCGACTCGGTCAAGGGCTTTCGAATACGGCGGCGTTGAGATTGCCGGAGCGCAGCCCTTCCAAGTCGACCGTCACGTACCTGTAGCCCGCGGCACGAACCGCGGCGATCACCTGCTGACGATCCGCGACGGCGCGGTCGAGGTCCTCGCCGGCAAACTCCAGACGGGCGAGATCGCCATAGTGGCGGACCCGCAAATCGCGGTAGCCGAGCGCTTTCAGAGCCTCCTCGGCCCGTGCCACTTGACTCAGGGTGCCGATGGTCACGGTCGTCCCATACGGAACCCGCGATGCCAGACAGGCCGCCGCCGGCTTATCCCAGATGTCGAGTCCTGCGGCACGCGCAGCCGCCCGAATCGCCTCCTTGGTGAGGCCGGCCTCGACGAGAGGAAACACCGCACCGCGCTCGGCCGCAGCCCCCTGACCGGGCCGGTGGTCACCGAGATCGTCGACGTTGACACCGAGAGCAACCGACGCGTTTTCCGCTTTAGCGATCGGTTCGAGATTCTCCAGTAGTTCGCTCTTGCAGTGGTAACAGCGGTCGGCACCGTTGGCCACGTACTCCGGACGCGACATCTCTTCGGTCGCCACTTCCATCCAGCGCAGACCCCACGTCTCGGCGAGGCGCCTGCAGTCATCGTGCTCCGAGGGCAATAGCGAAGGCGATACAGCGGTGACCGCGACGCAACGTTCGGGTCCGAGCGTTTGGTGAGCGACCCATGCGAGAAGACCGGAGTCGACTCCCCCGCTGAACGCGACCACCAGCCTCTGGTACGACGAAACGACCTCGGCGATCGTCTCGAGATCGCCGTGGGCGATCATCGGTCGACCACCTCGATGCGAATCCGCTTGTTGCCCTTTCCCTTGGATTCGGTCTTGAGCACGTTGACGCGGCCGACTTCGTCGGTTGTCCGGACATGAGTACCGCCATCGGCCTGCTTGTCGAGACCGACGATGTCGACAACTCTTATCTCGCGAACGGACTCAGGAATCAGGTTGACCTTGGTCCGGATGAGGTCGTCGTCGAGAACCGCCTCTGCCCGCGGGATGAAGGTCACCTCGATCGGGCGGCGGGCTGCGATCTCGGCGTTGACGAGCTTCTCGACGGTTCCCCCGAACCCTTGGGGCAACGGGTCGAACTCGAAGTCCATCCTCGCAGAGAGCGGCTCCATGTTCCCGCCGGTGACGGCTGTTCCCCACTCGTTCCAGATCACGCCGCAGAGGATGTGGAGAGCAGTGTGCGTGCGCATTAGCTGGTGCCGTCGCTGCCAGTCGATCTCGCCGTGGACCGTTTCCCCTACTGCAGGCAGGGATCCTCCGTCTGAAAGCGTGTGCCACACCTCGTCGCCGTCTTTTTTCACGTCTGCGACTCGGAGACCGCCGAGCGCGCCTGTGTCGTGGGGCTGGCCGCCGCCGGTCGGGTAGAACGCAGTCCTGTCCAAGGCGACGCGGAAGTCATCTTCGGCGACCGCGATCACCGTTGCGTCGAAAGCGCGCAAATAGGCGTCCCTGAGAAACAGCAGTTCGGTGGGCACCCCACCATCTTGTCCTTATCGCAGGGACAGAGCGAAGTCGAGGATCGACTGGTAGATGCCCAGGATCTGGGTCCCGTAGGTCGGGTCGGTGGCCCACACTCCGGTCAGGGTCTCGACCGACGGGCAACATCCGGCCTTGTGCTGCTGACTGACTGTCAGCGAAGGGAGCACCGGTGGGGGCGCACCCGCCGGCGGGGGTGCGGTGGTGGCGAAGATCCGGAGCAGCTGGATCTGGCCGACGGCACCGCCGTACGGCGACGGGAACTGCCACCCCGAAGCGCACGAGTCGCAATGGCCGATCCCGGCGTAGTTGTTGAGGTCGACCGCGTCCGGGGAGCTGAACCCGCCGGTTTCGAGGATCGCCTGAGCGAATGCGACGTCGCCTCTCACGCCTAGTTGGTTGCCCGCTTGGATGTACCAAGCCGCGAGCTGCTCTATCGCGGCGGAGGTGAGATCGTCGTAGCCCTCCCGGTGGTACCAGGCTGCGAGCTGGGCCGCGCTGAGCGCTGATCCGCCGAGCAGGGTCACGGCGCCCGCCGGTGTGCCCGGGCCGGCCACCGACGCCAAGTCGGCGGTCAGTCGGGCCTGTGCCTGGCCGAGTACCACGTCCGCGGATGACAGCCCGCGCTGGTCGGATGTGAGAGCAGCACCTGCTGCCGACGCCCGAGCGGCCGATGCGGTTTGCGCCTGGGCTGTAGCCGACAGCTGCTGCTGGTCGCCGGCCACCATGGCGGTCAGGTGGTCCCGCTGGCGAGTGTCGCGGACAACAGAGTCAAGATCCGCGCGCAAATGTCGATCGACGATGCTCGCCACGAGAGCAACCTCGGCGACGTCTATTGCGGCCTGCTGATCGGCTTCGGGAGTGGGGCTGCCGGAGGGCTGCGGGTTGGTCAGTTGTCCGGTGTACGTGCCGACGGCGATCGCACCCAGCCGCTCCCGATCCGCAGCGACCGCAGCTTGGGATTGTTGTAGAGATGCGATCGCTTCGCTCAGGGCTTGGCTGTCGGTCGCGAGGCTCAGTGACGCAGCCTGGTGTGCTGCGATCGCCGCGTTGGCCGCGTTCGTGTCGTCAACGATCGCCTGGCGGTCCGCCGAAATGTTCGCCTGGTAGGCCGCGATCAACCGTTGTGCCGCCTGGATCGGGATCTGGTCGTTGTGATTGACGACCGCCTTTTGTTCGTCCTGGATCGCCGCTGCATCGAGCACCTGGGCGCCTAGCCGTTGCGGGACCGCCGTCGTCGCCCATGCCGCCGGTGCTTGGGCGGTAAGGAATGCCGCGATCGCGGCCGCGATCGCCGCCGCTCGTGCGCGCCCACCCGCGTCTGCCACGCATACAGGATTGCCTATCGGAGACAACGCGGGTTGGCACCATGCCCAACGGGTGGCCAATCCGCGTGGCACCCTTGTCGACGTGGTCGGCCAAAGGTCGAAAACGGCGAAGCATCTCCATTTCAAGACCAGACCCCAGCGACGCATCCCGGCGCGTGCGCTGGTGACAGTCGCGGTCGTACTGGTAGTGCTGATCGGAGCCGGCGCTGTGAGGGCCGCCACCGAGTCGATCCCGGCGCTGAAGGTCAGGCGGGTGCTCCCCGCATCCGTCGTTCTCTCCGGTTCGAAGCCGACGCTGGCTTGGCCGGCCAGCGGGGAGGCCGCCGTCGAAGTCGAAGGCTTGCCTCCGCTCGGGACCTCCGGCCCGAACACAGAAGTGCCGATAGCCAGCCTCGCCAAGATAATGACCGCTTACGTACTGCTTCAGGACCATCCGATCCCTACCGGACAGACCGGCTCGACCCTTGCAATATCGGCTGCGGACGTAGCGGCCTACCAGAGCGCGGCCGCTCAGCAGCAGTCGGTGGTGCCAGTCGCCGCGGGCGAAACGCTCAACGAGATGCAACTACTCGAAGCCCTGCTCGTTGCGTCGGGGAACAACATCGCCGACACCGTCGGCAACTACGACTCGGGCTCGACAACCGCCTTCGTCGCGAAGATGAACAGCACCGCCAAGCAACTGGGTATGGCCCACACGACGTACACCGACCCGAGCGGTCTGGCGTCAAGCACGGTGTCTACCGCGTCGGATCAACTGCTTCTAGCGGCCGAGGCCATGGCGATCCCGGCGTTCGCGCAGGTCGTGGCTATGCCGTCGGTGAACCTTCCCGTGGCGGGCGCCGTCCCCAACTTCAACAAGGCGGTCGGTACCGGCGGCTACATCGGAGTCAAGACGGGATCGACTGCAACCGCCGGCGGCTGCCTGGTCTTCGCCAACCGACAAACCGTCGGCGGACGCGCGTTCACGGTCCTCGGAGCGGTTTTGGGCCAGGATGCGGGGCAGTCGAGCACGGCCGAGTTGACCAAGGCCGCGATCAACGCGGCTTCGGCTCTGGTGAACTCGATCACCTCGGCGGTGTCGACTCGCACCGTGCTGCCGGCAGGCACCGTGGTAGCGGTCGCGTCGAACGCGTCGGGAGCAACAGTGAAGGTGGTCACCTCGCAAGCGCTTACGACCGTGGGCTTCGGCGGCACCGCAGTCCCCGTGTCGTTGACCAGCTTGCCACTGGGAAGCCACCTGGCCGCAGGTCAAACGGCGGCCACAGTCAGCCTTGCGTCGGATGAGGGAGGCGGGATACCAGCGACCGCCGAGTCGGGCATGCCCTCCCCGACGTGGACCTGGCGGCTTTCCCACATTTTCTGATGTCCAGGTCCCGGAGGTCAGGTCCCGGAGGTCAGCCGAGCCCGACCTGGGTGGCTATCTCCTCGATCGGGGCAACAATCCCGGTGTAGAACGGCCCGAACTCGCCGAACCGGGCGGACGCCTCGTCGAAGCGCATGCTGTACACCGTATCTTTGAGGTCGTCGGGGTGGACCCCGAACAACGTCACGCCCCACTCGAAGTCGTCGAGTCCCGTCGATCCGGTGACGAGCTGAAGGATCCTCCCGGAAAAGCGTTTGCCGGACTTGCCGTGGTCGATCATCAGCCGCTTGCGTTCGTCGAAGTCCAGGCTGTACCAGTTGTCGCCGGTGACCCGGCGCTTCGACATCGGGTAGAAGCAGATCGCCCGCTTACCCTCCGGCGGAAGCTTCGGGTACAGCCGGTTGCGCAGATGCTCCTCGGGCACGCCGGCCGAGTACTCGGAGAGCTCGGTCAACGATATGTACGAGTGCGCGATGCCAAGGCCGGCGGCCTGCAAGGCGGCTTGCAAGCGGCGAAGTTTCCTCCAGTCCGGACCCACGGCGAGGACTCCCAGATCCGCCTTGTGCCCGAAGACCGAAAAGGCCACCACCTGATGGTCGCCTTCCTCACCCTCCTTGACCGCCGCTACCAACGCTTCCCGGTCGGCCTCGGGAGTCAGCTTCAGGAACAGGTGCAGCACACCCCATCCCTGCGACGGCGTCAGCGGTTCGCTCACGCTTGGATTCTACGGCCGCAATCGGCTGGAGGATCGTGCCGCGACTGCGCCCGGTCGTTGTCTTGAGACCGACCGGGCGCTATCGCTTGTGCTTGAACTCGAATCCCTGGGACCGAGCCCGGAAGACTTAGAAGTCCTCCATGCCTCCGCCGGGCATCGCTGGGACGTCCTTCTCGGGCTTGTCGACGATGACGGCTTCCGTGGTGAGGAAGAGAGCCGCGATCGAGGCTGCGTTCTGCAGCGCCGAACGGGTCACCTTGGCGGCGTCGATGACGCCGGCCTTGAAGAGGTCCTCGTACTCGCCGGTGGCGGCGTTGAGCCCCTCGGCGAGGTTCTTGAGTCCCTTGACCTTCTCGACGATCACACCGCCCTCGAGCCCGGCGTTGATGGCGATTTGCTTGATCGGCTCCTCAACGGCCCTGGCCACGATGCGGGCACCTGTTGCCTCGTCGCCGTCGAGCTTCTCCGAGCGGTCGAGGATCGCGGCCTGCGAACGGAGCAGCGCCACGCCGCCGCCGGGGACGACGCCCTCTTCGACCGCAGCTTTGGTGGTCGAAACGGCGTCCTCGATGCGGTGCTTCTTCTCCTTCAACTCGACCTCGGTGGCCGCTCCGACCTTGATGACCGCCACGCCGCCGGACAGCTTCGCGAGACGCTCCTGGAGCTTCTCACGGTCGTAGTCGGAGTCGGTGTTCTCGATCTCGGTCTTGATCTGGTTGATGCGGCCCTTGATGTCCTGCTCGGAACCGCCGCCCTCGACGATGGTCGTCTCGTCCTTGGTGACCACGACCTTGCGGGCACGGCCGAGCAGGTCGAGGGTTACGTTTTCGAGCTTCAGGCCGACCTCCTCTGTGACGACTTGGCCGCCGGTGAGGATCGCCATGTCCTGGAGCATGGCCTTGCGGCGCTCGCCGAAGCCGGGGGCCTTGATCGCGACGCTCTTGAAGGTGCCGCGGATCTTGTTGACCACGAGAGTCGCGAGGGCTTCGCCCTCGACGTCCTCAGCGATGAGAACAAGCGGCCTGCCCGACTGCATGACCTTCTCCAGCAGCGGAAGCAGGTCGCGAACGGCAGAGATCTTCGAGCCGACGAACAGGATGTAGGGATCCTCGAGGGCCGCCTCCATCCTCTCAGGGTCGGTGGCGAAGTACGGGGCGATGTAGCCCTTGTCGAAGCGCATGCCTTCGACCAGCTCGAGGTCCATGCCGAAGGTCTGGG
The Acidimicrobiales bacterium genome window above contains:
- a CDS encoding chlorite dismutase family protein is translated as MSEPLTPSQGWGVLHLFLKLTPEADREALVAAVKEGEEGDHQVVAFSVFGHKADLGVLAVGPDWRKLRRLQAALQAAGLGIAHSYISLTELSEYSAGVPEEHLRNRLYPKLPPEGKRAICFYPMSKRRVTGDNWYSLDFDERKRLMIDHGKSGKRFSGRILQLVTGSTGLDDFEWGVTLFGVHPDDLKDTVYSMRFDEASARFGEFGPFYTGIVAPIEEIATQVGLG
- the groL gene encoding chaperonin GroEL (60 kDa chaperone family; promotes refolding of misfolded polypeptides especially under stressful conditions; forms two stacked rings of heptamers to form a barrel-shaped 14mer; ends can be capped by GroES; misfolded proteins enter the barrel where they are refolded when GroES binds) — its product is KETETKEQIAQVASISAADTEIGDLISEAIDKVGKDGVITVEESQTFGMDLELVEGMRFDKGYIAPYFATDPERMEAALEDPYILFVGSKISAVRDLLPLLEKVMQSGRPLVLIAEDVEGEALATLVVNKIRGTFKSVAIKAPGFGERRKAMLQDMAILTGGQVVTEEVGLKLENVTLDLLGRARKVVVTKDETTIVEGGGSEQDIKGRINQIKTEIENTDSDYDREKLQERLAKLSGGVAVIKVGAATEVELKEKKHRIEDAVSTTKAAVEEGVVPGGGVALLRSQAAILDRSEKLDGDEATGARIVARAVEEPIKQIAINAGLEGGVIVEKVKGLKNLAEGLNAATGEYEDLFKAGVIDAAKVTRSALQNAASIAALFLTTEAVIVDKPEKDVPAMPGGGMEDF
- a CDS encoding alanyl-tRNA editing protein yields the protein MPTELLFLRDAYLRAFDATVIAVAEDDFRVALDRTAFYPTGGGQPHDTGALGGLRVADVKKDGDEVWHTLSDGGSLPAVGETVHGEIDWQRRHQLMRTHTALHILCGVIWNEWGTAVTGGNMEPLSARMDFEFDPLPQGFGGTVEKLVNAEIAARRPIEVTFIPRAEAVLDDDLIRTKVNLIPESVREIRVVDIVGLDKQADGGTHVRTTDEVGRVNVLKTESKGKGNKRIRIEVVDR
- a CDS encoding glucosaminidase domain-containing protein, giving the protein MADAGGRARAAAIAAAIAAFLTAQAPAAWATTAVPQRLGAQVLDAAAIQDEQKAVVNHNDQIPIQAAQRLIAAYQANISADRQAIVDDTNAANAAIAAHQAASLSLATDSQALSEAIASLQQSQAAVAADRERLGAIAVGTYTGQLTNPQPSGSPTPEADQQAAIDVAEVALVASIVDRHLRADLDSVVRDTRQRDHLTAMVAGDQQQLSATAQAQTASAARASAAGAALTSDQRGLSSADVVLGQAQARLTADLASVAGPGTPAGAVTLLGGSALSAAQLAAWYHREGYDDLTSAAIEQLAAWYIQAGNQLGVRGDVAFAQAILETGGFSSPDAVDLNNYAGIGHCDSCASGWQFPSPYGGAVGQIQLLRIFATTAPPPAGAPPPVLPSLTVSQQHKAGCCPSVETLTGVWATDPTYGTQILGIYQSILDFALSLR
- the larE gene encoding ATP-dependent sacrificial sulfur transferase LarE, whose protein sequence is MIAHGDLETIAEVVSSYQRLVVAFSGGVDSGLLAWVAHQTLGPERCVAVTAVSPSLLPSEHDDCRRLAETWGLRWMEVATEEMSRPEYVANGADRCYHCKSELLENLEPIAKAENASVALGVNVDDLGDHRPGQGAAAERGAVFPLVEAGLTKEAIRAAARAAGLDIWDKPAAACLASRVPYGTTVTIGTLSQVARAEEALKALGYRDLRVRHYGDLARLEFAGEDLDRAVADRQQVIAAVRAAGYRYVTVDLEGLRSGNLNAAVFESP